tgtaatgcagATGCATCATTCAGAATAGGATTCTGATCTAAAATGAGTTGGTGGAGTGTTTTAGTGTTTTCTCATATGCTTTAgacatatactgagtgtacagaacattacgaacacttgctctttctatgacatagactgaccagggaaattaaggtgaaagctatgatcccttattgatgtcacttgttaaatccacttcaaatcagtatagatgaaggggaggggacaggttaaagaatgatttttaagccttgatccAATtgcgacatggattgtgtatgtgtgccattcagaggatgaatgggcaagacaaaagacttaagtgcctttgaacagttgtatggtagtaggtgtcagcaGGCGCACCGGTAtgagtgtgtcaaaaactgcaacgctgctgggtttatcAAAAAATGGtcccccacccaaaggacatccagccaacttcacacaactgtgggaagcactaaagttaacatggaccagcatccctgtggaacgcttgacacgttgtagagtccatgcccaggaCAAATTGAGGCCGTTCTGGTGGCAAAAGGGGGTACacttcaatattaggaagatgttcctaatgttctgtacactgtATTTGCATATTGCATTATAATCAGTGGCAAGTGATGACTTAGCAAAATGTGACAACCAATTTTCTCTATAAGGaaacaaaatgtattaaaaaaaacacagtttGACTGAAGAAGCACAGAAAGAATGAAAATAAGGCCACATGTAAAAATGTTGAACTTCCCCTTGAACTCCCTCAATATACAAACATAACATAGCCTATAGGCCTGCCTAGTTATAGCAGCTGCAGTTGAAATCATGGCCATATAAAAATAGGAAGGACTCAGTAAACTGCCTCTGGGGCGCGCGGGTGGGTGTGTTCTCTAGCTCTGTCCAGAATCTCCTCTGTTTACACCAGTCCATGCTCACTTCTTGGAGGCCTGCGCGTGTGAGCCACCTCACCTCCTGAGATTTGGCGGAGTGGCCCAATGCAGGACCTGGCCTGCCAGTGGGGATTTACTGATTGGCGCTCTGCCCAGCCACAAGCAGTCTAGTTCACTCGGTTCTCACGACCTCAGCACCACGAAGGCATCTCTGAATTATTAACTCAGACACGCAGGCACATGAAACAGCCGCAGAGCCCACACACTGCCAACTAGTGTTTGAATTATGCCTCTGTGCAGAAGCAGCCTTTTATACACTGCTGGCTGGAAGTTTCAGAATACCATTTTTAGAGTCATTCTCAGTGTACCAAAGGTAAAAGTTCTAAAATAAACTACACAAATTAACAACATACTAAACCTATGATTGTTGTCATCTATAGTTAAACTGTCAAACAACAAATGACATCTTCTCATTATACGACTTGGAAAAGCTATCAGGGAACATTTACAAATTGGCAAAATGGGTGTGGTAATAATGTTATTATAGGCTATATTTAAAACCTGTTTATGTGCCTCCAGGACCATGTTTTTGTGTCCAACAAAGTGCACGCTGCACACATTCATTCCTTTATGAACATAATCTAggtatgtgtgtactgtgtgtgcgcTTGCACTGGAATGAGTTGACTACATGGGGAACCTTTCTGACCAGCGGTCACAAGGGTGTAACCTAATCCCAAGTAAAGGGGGCCCTCTGACCGCAAGTGGCTGACACACGGCAAGCACCACGCCGCCTGCCACAGCAACACATCCCCCAGTTCCGGAGCGCACTCCCTGGAAAGATAGGTTTACAGCCAGGgataacacagagagagggggagaggaagttctgatggagagggaggaagagagagagagggacggggtTATTAGATTGAGAGATTAAGGTATACCTTACTTTGTTTTATTCATAAATAATTTGGAGCATAAACCCAATACTTCAAAGGACATTtctaatttaaaatgtatttcatcaATTAAAAGTCATGGGGTCCAGGAGAACAGCTTTGATCAATTCCACTATCCCATAACATGTACCTGCCAAGACACAAAACTCGTTTTCTTTCTATGCTCGTTTTCCTTCTATACAGAAATGCCTTGGAAATAACTGAACAATTGGTTGCACAAAAGAAAGCAAGGATTCTTCCATATTCTCCTTTCAGTGAAGCAATCTGTTAGTGACTTTAACCCCAAAGCGCATTTCCCAGGCTCATGAATAGGGTTTAAGACGTCTTAAAGATCCCGCTGCATACAGGATGAGAAGCCTTTCAAATGTTTAATTACCTTtttgctaaataaaaaaatacacccCCGCCATTGCCTTTCCAACCCATTCTGCATTTTAGAGGACACCAGGATGACTAACTTCCCGCCAAACTTGAGAAAGGGTGTAAGTAAGTGAAATGTCAGGACTTTTTACTATCCTATTTCACTAGGGATTTGATTCCAGGTTCGTTTTTTGGGGCTATAATATAACTACTAATTATTAGTAGGCCCTTTAAGCCTGCTCTAATATGAGCCTAGACCCCTGAAAAAAATTAGGTCTATGTCTGACTTTCAAATGACTATTTTAACTTTTACGCACAAGACCAAACAAGaagatacttttttttaaaataacctttatttaactaggcaagtcagttaagaacaaattcttatttacaatgacggcctaccccaaaccctgaccaattgtgcaccgccctataggactcccaatcccggccggttgtgatacagcctggattcgaaccagggtgtctgtagtgacacctctagcactgagatgcagtgccttagaccgctgcgacacTCGGGATCCCCAAAATATACTTAATATCAACTTTTACACATGGGCCTTATAGAAACAAAAATATATCTTAAGCCTATAACTATGCTCTAAGTGTGTTATAGAAGTGATATGGAAGTAAAGACAAAATTATTAATTTCTGAATTATTCAAACTGATTTATTAGGTCAATGGGCCATTGCCAAACTTCAATTTCCAAACATAAAACGACAAACAATATAAAAACACACAGCTTTGGTATAACAATCAATATCAACTTTGTACAAAACTAAATAGTTCCATAAAAAGTACTTAATCACAAACATTTGAATAAATCTTCCATTGCATGGACACAATATTTATCACCAACATCCAAATGTTGGAATCAGCCAATAAATAAACAAACTTTTACCATGTCCAACAAAGGAAATGATGTCCCCTAGAACGGAACTATTTACTTCATAAAAATAACCTTCTTTATTGTAGTGTCCATTTCAACCAAACTACCAGGGTCGCCAAACAGGCTCAGTGCTCTCCGAACCAGTGCAGACACCGACAGGGCTGACCGCCTGAGGCACACCGATGAATGATGTCATCCCATGGACAGGGGATCCCACTACTGGCGCAGAGCTGCCATGGACGGGGCTGGCGTTGACTGTCACAGGCACACCTGCGTTAGCATACAGAGGGATGACTGGGGTTGATGCTGAGGCGAAAGAAGGGTTGGGAATCAGGAAAGCAAACTGTCCATCGGTGGCGGGCACAAGCTGGAACCCGCTGAAGACTTTAGGTGACATTGCCTCGGTGGGGCTGAGTTTGGAGCCCATAGAGGCACTGTTGGGCAAGGTAGAGGGTAGCTGTACGTGAAGGGGCTGCGCGAGGTGAGCCTGTTGATTTGGGTTTGGCTGGGGGTAGTTCATGGCGATCAACTGCCCTAGGCAGCCAGACAGGTGGTTGAGAAGCCGCGACCGCACCTCCGTGTTCACCCCTTCGCTGGTTGATAAGAAGCGAGTGACCTCGTTCATGCATTCGTTGAATCCCGCCCGGTATTTACTGAGGACGGTAGTGTCTGCTGACAGCGCTGCCGAGACAAGAGAGAACATTAGAAATCGTGTATAATCGATGGAAATATGAAACTCTTATAAATAAAGTGTAGGGCAGATGTTGTCAAATTAGATATTTGCAATTTAACTTACCAGTCATCTGCACACGCTGTAAATTTCGTAAGTGCTTCACTGTCATCTCCAGAATATCGGCTTTCTCCAATTTTGAATGTCTGGAACTCTGTGGATAACAGCATAGCAAAAGGTAAAGGCTGTGCATTGACACAAAATTAAATGGCAGGAAAAATGAACACACAGTGATTTTAAATTGTTAAATCCTTTCAATTATTTAGACTTACATCTTTTTTAAGTGCATCGAGAATAAGTGTCTTGAGTTGGCCAAGGCTTTCGTTTATCCGCGCTCTCCGACGTTTCTCCATGATGGGCTTTGAGGACTGCAAAATAAATGTTTCATATTAATTGCATGTTCATGGATAAGTCCGAATGTACGCATTTATTTTATCTCACACGTACAATTTGGTTAGCCTACTAGGGTAAAGTTTAATTAGCAACAACGTTAGCCTAGGAGGCATATCAGATTCATTTTAAATCCATCGGCAGTTATAGACTTTTAGCCTAACGTTACCTTTCTATGCTCGCTGGCATTCTTAGGTTTGTCTGGAGTATGGGATCCATTTGCAGGGGCACCAGCAATAGGGGATGCCGTTTGCTTCTCCATGGTGTCGGCTGGCATTTTGGATTAAATTATAGAAAAGGTATATCCTTTTGGAGAAGTTGGAAAAGGTGGAAAAAAGTTGCAATATCACTGCGCCTCTATGCTTAGATCAAATCGTAACC
This window of the Oncorhynchus clarkii lewisi isolate Uvic-CL-2024 chromosome 16, UVic_Ocla_1.0, whole genome shotgun sequence genome carries:
- the LOC139367560 gene encoding transcription factor HES-4-B-like, whose protein sequence is MPADTMEKQTASPIAGAPANGSHTPDKPKNASEHRKSSKPIMEKRRRARINESLGQLKTLILDALKKDSSRHSKLEKADILEMTVKHLRNLQRVQMTALSADTTVLSKYRAGFNECMNEVTRFLSTSEGVNTEVRSRLLNHLSGCLGQLIAMNYPQPNPNQQAHLAQPLHVQLPSTLPNSASMGSKLSPTEAMSPKVFSGFQLVPATDGQFAFLIPNPSFASASTPVIPLYANAGVPVTVNASPVHGSSAPVVGSPVHGMTSFIGVPQAVSPVGVCTGSESTEPVWRPW